From Geotalea uraniireducens Rf4:
ATAGGGAACCTGTTCTCCAATAACTACAGCTTCAGCTATGTCAACGGTACGCTGGTGATCGGCAAGGCAACCCCGGTCATCATCTGGAACACCCCGGCAGCCATCACCGCCGGAACCGCGCTCTCCATCAGCCAACTGAACGCCAGCGCCGGCGTTGCGGGCAGCTTTGCCTACACCCCCGTCGCCGGAACAATATTGAGCGCCGGAAGTCACACCCTCTCGGTCAGTTTCACACCGAACGACGGCAACTATAGCAGCGCCAGCGCTTCGGTGAGCATTACGGTCAACGCCGCGCCGGTCATCTCCGATACCACTGCTCCGACGATGGACGCTTTCACCATCCCGGTGAGCGCACACAGCCTGACCATCCCTATCACCAGCTTCACCGCCAGCGACGCCAACGGCGTCATCGGTTACCTGGTGAGTGAAAATGCCAGCCAGCCTACTACAGATGCGGTCTGGAGCGCCACTGCGCCTGTTGAATACACCTTCAGCTCGCAAGGCAGCAAAACGCTCTACGCCTTTGCAAAAGACGCGGCGGGCAATGTCTCGGTGCCGCTCTCCGCCAGCGTCACCATCACGCTGCCTGACACCACCGTACCGACTGTCACCAACTTCACCATTCCAGATACTGCTGCCAGTCTCATTGTACCGGTAACCAACTTTGACGGGGGCGACGACACTGCTATCACCACCTGGTTGCTGAGTGAGACGGCAACAGCTATGGCGGGCGACAGCAGGTGGAGTGCCACAAAACCGTCTGACTACACCTTTGGCGGTCAAGGGACTAAAACCCTTTACGCCTTTGCTAAGGATGTAGCGGGTAACGTCTCGGCACCGCTGTCCGCCACAGTTGTTATCACGCTTCTCGACACGACCGCGCCAACTGTTGACGCCGTCACCATTCCGGCCACCGCATCGAGCCTGACCGTTGCTCTCAATGCCATCAGCGCAACCGACACCAGCGGCGTCACCGGCTATTTCATCAGCGAATCGGCCACCCCGCCCGCCGCCGATGCCACCGGCTGGAGCGCAACCGCTCCAACCAGCTACACCTTTGCTTCACAAGGTAACAAAACACTCTACATCTTTGCCAAAGATGCGGCCGGCAACGTATCGCTTCCGGTCACCGCTTCCGTCACCATAACGCTCTCCGATACCACTGCGCCGAGCGTCACCAGCTTCACCATCCCGGCCACCTCCGCCAGCCTCACCGTCGCAGTCACCAGCTTCACCGCCAGTGACGACACCGCCGTCACCGGCTACCTGCTCAGTGAAACTGCCACCGCCACGGCAGGCAGCGGCAACTGGACGGTTACGTCGACCAGTTCATACACCTTTGCCACCGCCGGAGCCAAAACGCTCTACGCCTTTGCCAAAGACGCGGCGGGCAATATATCCGCAGCAGCCACGGCAGCGGTAGTCATCACGCTGCCCGACACCACCGCGCCGGTGGTATCAGGCTTCACCGTAACAGGCAGCGCAACCAGCCTGACCGTGGCCGTAACAAACTTCTCGGCCAACGATGACACCGCCGTTACCGGCTATATCATCAGCGAAAGCGCCGTAGCGCCTGCTGCCGCGGCAAGCGGCTGGACATCCACGCCGCCGGCCTCATACACCTTTGCCACCGGAGGCAGCAAAACGCTCTACGCCTACGCCAAAGACGCGGCGGGCAACGTCTCGACATCTGCCGCAGCAACCGTCACCGTCTCCACCGTTCTGCGCAACGGCAACGGCGGCAGCGGCACCGACCCAACCATAGCCGATGCCTTGAAAGCATTGCAGGCGTACCTCGGCCTGGTGACGTTAAGCAGCGACGACCAGATCCGCTACGACGTCGCGCCGCTCTCCAGCAGCGGCGTACCTGAAGGGAACGGTGTGGTTGATTTTTCTGATGCCATAATAATCTTGAGGAGAAGTATCGGAATCGGCAGTTGGTAGGAATGCAATCTTAACGTAAGGGCGCAATGCTTGCGCCCCTGCTGCAATAACCGGCATTGTTGCTATTGCCATCAGGGCGCATGCAATGCGCCCTTACAAAACCATCCGGGAGAACAAACGATGACAACAAATATCTCAAAATACCTGTTGCTGACCTTGACCCTGCTGACCCTCGCCGCCTGCGGCGGGGGAGGTGGGGGCGGCACAACAGACACGACCAAAACCACCGCCACTGTCAAAATAGCCCTGAGCGGCACGTTGCCGGCCGGCACCGCTATTGCCGGGGCCGCCTTAACCTTGACGCTGCCGGACAACGTTATTCCGGAACTGGTCAATGGAGCCGTGGCCGGCAGCGTTGTCACGCCATCCGGTGTCTTTGCCGGAGGGGCGCTGGTTCCTGTGGTTTACAAGGAGGCCACTGCATCCTCCCCCGGCATGGTGGTGATTGCCCTTGCCAGCGCAGCCACAACCGGTGTAGCCGAAACAGGTGAGGTAGCCACCGTCACCTTGCGCCTGACCAACAGCGCCGCACCGACCGCCGGCAGTTTTACGCTGGATCAGAAGGTGACCGATACCTCGGGCAAAGTCGTCAGCGGTTTGAGTGCGATCGTGAGTGGGGTGACGCTGCAGTAATCGTGACGCTGGTTGATCGCGAAGAAGGTGGCCGCGAAAACATCGAGGCGGAAGGGTACTGGCTGAAAGCGCTCTTTGTGAAGTCGGAGCCGGTCGCATAGTACTGTCGCAAGAACAAAACAAGATTGGTGAATGAAAGGGGACACGTTGCGATGTGGTAAAGCAGCCTGTCCCTTTATTACTTTCCAGTTCTCCCAAGAGCGGATGACATACCTTGAGCAGAGCGGCACCGTCAACTATCGCTCGAAAGATGGCCACACGACGAAGAGCTTCAGCGCACTCGACTGGCTGGCACTGATAATCAGCCACATTCCCCGGCATGGTGAGCAGATGGAGCGCTATTACGGATATTACAGCATCGCAGCCAGAGGCAAGCGCAGGAAGCTTGGGCTGGTTGATGTCGAGACAGCTGAAATCGCCGGGCAGGAAGCAGATTCGGCATATCGCAAGAAGTGCCGTGCCAACTGGGCGAGGCTGATCCGGAAGATTTACGAGATTGATCCGCTGACCTGCCCCAACTGCGGCGGCACGATGCGGGTGCTGGCGTTTATCGAAGAAGCGGAAATCCCGTAAGTTTATCTGAAATTGCGTTGACACTACCCGGCGACGGGTGTATTTTCCGTCCAGTCAAAAAAGCAAATTCCTATCCCTTTATCCCACATCCAGGCCCTCTGGAGAATCCGTTCAGGTTTAATGGCGAGAACAGAATCAACCCCATGAATAAACGCTTGATTACGTCAATAGCAAAAATTTCCGCCCCGAAGGTTTCGGGGACGGTCGAGCGGGAACGGCTTTTCCGGCTGCTCGACCATGGGCGGGAGAAGCCCGTGGTATGGATTGCGGCGCCGGCGGGCTCGGGCAAGACCACCCTTGTTTCCGGATGGCTCGACAACCGCCGGATACCCTCCATCTGGTATCAAATCGATAGCGGTGATGCCGATCCTGCCACGTTTTTCATGTATTTCGGCTTGGCGGCGCAAAACGCGGCGCCGAAAAAGAAAAAAAAGCTCCCCGTCCTGACGCCGGAATACTTGATGGGGATCCCCGTGTTCAGCCGCCGCTTTTTTGAGGATGTTTTCAGCAGGCTCCCCATACCAGCCGTCATCGTGTTCGACAACTACCAGGACGCGCCCGCCGATTCACCGCTTCATGAAATCCTGCGGTGCGGCATCGATGCCGCGCCGGCAGGGATCACCTTCGTTGTCCTGAGCAGATGCGATTCACCCCCGCAACTGTCGCGTATCCGTATCACCGATCGGCTCCATTTTCTGGGGTGGTTCGATCTTCGCTTTTCCGTTGAAGAGTCGAAGACCATGGCAATAAGTCATGGTTGCGCAGATCTTGACGATGATGTACTGCTGCGCTTGCATGCAAAAGCCAACGGCTGGGCCGCCGGGCTGGCGCTTCTGCTCAGATCGCGGGAACTGGGGCCTGTCCGTGGCCCATCGTTGAAGACCCCCGCTGTGCTCTTCGATTATTTTGCCGAGGAAATCTTTCGGTTAACCGATGGCGCCACCCGCGATTTCCTGTTGAAAACCTCCCTTTTCCCCTCCACGACTGTCTCCATGGCCGAGCATATTTCCGGAAACAACGATGCCAGCGCCATCCTGGACCGCCTGAACAGAGAACATTATTTTATCGAAAGCCACGTATCCGATGATCCGGTCTATCAGTACCACCCCCTCTTCAGGGAGTTTCTCCTGAACAGGGCGAAGAGCCTGTTCGCGCCCGATGCATTGGCCGATATGCAGCGAGATGCCGCGCGGCTTCTTGAACAGGCCGGACAGATAGAGGATGCGGCACGGCTTTACAGTGATGCCGGAGACAGTGCCGGTCTTGCCCGGTTAGTGACCCGTCATGCTCGGGAACTCTTGCTGCAAGGGAGAAACAAGAGCATTCGGGAATGGATGGCAAGCCTGCCCGAGAAAACGATGAATGACGATCCATGGCTGCTCTACTGGAGCGGGATGTGCTCGTTTCCGATGGATCTGCCCGGAACAAGACAATATCTCGAACAAGCCTTGGCGTTGTTCAGGATGAATGAAGATCTGCCGGGCATCTATCTCTCCTGGGCAGGCATCGTGGATAGCTATGCCTTCGGTGACGAGTGGAAGAGTCTTGACAACTGCATTACGGTCTTCGACGACCTGACAAGCTCCTATCCGTCCTTCCCATCACTGGAAATCGAGCTCGTCGCCTCATCCAGGATGCTGTTATCCCTCACCTTGCGAAAAACGAATCAGCCGGAACGGGTTGAACGTTGGCTTGCTCGCGTTTCCGCGCTGCTGCAGGAAAATCCCTCTTTCGATATCCAGATGGACATCTTTTCCTGCATGAGTCTCTATTATCTCTGGAAAGGGGAGTATGACAAAAATGCCCTGCTGCTTGAACGGGCCGTGGCTGAGGTCAGTCATCGAAAAGCATCTTCCTTTGCGGTCATTCGCATTAAATTGATGAGCGGTATTCATTACTGGATAACGGCAGATTATCAGGCCGCTTTGCAGGCACTCTCCGAAGGGCTTGATGTTTCAGCCAAAAGCGGCGTCCATCTGTATGACTCCCTGTTATGGAGTTTCAAGGCTGCGACCGAAATGGCGGCTGGCGAAATGGAGAATGCGGAGAACTCCATGAAGCATCAACTGAAGTCGCTTCTCGGCATGGAGAATGCGCTGAACAGTTTCTGGTATTACATCAACTCCGCCTGGCATGCGCTCCTTACCGGTAACCCGTCCCGTGCTGCCGAACATATGGAGACCGCCTTTGCCAGGACGGAAAGCATGGGGACCCCATACTACCAGGCATTGTGGCACGTCGCCATGGCGCAGGTGGCCTTTCTGCAGGGGCGTGCCGGTGAGGCGAGAACCCTTGTCCGGACGGCGCACCGCATCAGCCTGACGATGAAAAGCCTGGTTATGGAGTGGTACTCGCTTATGATCGACGCCTGGCTTCTTTTGCAGGAAGGGGAGGAAACGGAGGGGCTTCTATCGCTTCGCCGCGGTCTGTCGCTGGGGAGGAAACACGGCTATGTTCATCTTGAATTCTACCAGCCGACCGTCATGCGCTTTCTTTTTGCAAAGGCGCTGGGGGAGAGGATAGAGCAGGAGTATGTGAAGGGGCTTATCAGGAAACTGGGACTGACGCCTCCCTATCCTCTTGAGGAATGGCCCTATCCTATAAAGATCCACACCCTCGGCCGGTTCGAGATCCTCAAGGACGATGAACCGCTTGTATTTTCCGGGAAAGTCCCGAAAAAGCCGTTGGAACTGCTCAAGGCATTAATTGCCTTCGGCGGCAGGGAAGTGTCCAGGGAACGGGTGACCGACGCCCTCTGGCCCGATGCTGACGGCGACCGGGCCAATAATGCCTTCAAATTTTCGCTGCACCAACTCCGGCTGCTTCTGAACAAGGATACCGCGGTAACGCTGCATAATGGTCTTGTGGCCTTTGACCCCCGTTATTGCCGGATCGACGCGGTGGAGTTCATGCGTCTGTCCGGAGAGGTTATCGCCCTGAGCCGGAAAACGGACCACGACAGCCCCGAATCCGAAGCCCGAAACATCGGCGATCTTGCCCGACAGGCCATGGAACTTTATGGCGGCGATTTCCTCCCAAATGATGTGGAACTCCCCTGGACTGCGCCGGTACGGCATAAGCTCCGCGAAAGGATGCAGCGGATGCTTGATGTTTCAGGGCATCATACCGGAAACCCGGAGCGGTAAAAAACTCACCTTTTTTAAAAATCCCTATCCTATCCCTATCCTTTTCGATGTTAACTTTCTTCCGCAAACCTCAATTCGGTCATTCCCGAAACGATTCCGGGAGAAAGGGTACTCAATGAAAAAAAATCAGAAGAGAGTTTTCAGAAGATTGCAAAAGTTTTCGACCGGACAGCCCGCATATTTGCGGCTGCTGGTCTGGCCGATCATTGCGCTGACGCTTGTTTTCGGACAGGCGTTTATTGTATCACCGGCAATGGCCTTGGGGGGCAGTTATACCCCGGCCGTCAGCGCCGGCAACGTCAGCGCGGGCAGCGCCACCCTGACGTTGAAATTTACCGGGGATTCCTCCACGCTGACCGGGAATTTCACCCTTCTGGCGGGGAACGGCGCCAGTTGCGGCAGCAGCGCTCAAGTCATTGCAGGAACGGACAGCGCGGACAAAGCAATTGGCGTCGCCGGCAGCGTCGTACTTCGCTCAGGCTCCGTGCCGAATATGAGCGTCGCTACCGATTACCCGTACACGGTGGGCAACCTCAGCGCCGCCACCTCCTATACCGCCTGTTTCACCTCCAGCCCAGGTTCTACGCCTGCTTCGGCCAGTTTTAGCACAACAGCCGCCACCCCCCAGGTAGGCGCCTTCATGGGCACGGCCAGCGACACCGCTTTTACAGGCATTGCTCTCCCTTCCGTCATGGCCATTGCCCCGGACGGCGCCCCTTACGTGGCCTTCGGGTATTTGACTTCGGGTGGTGTAGCACACAAAGCCACGGTGAAGCGCTTTAATAGCCAGACCAAAGCGTGGGAACCGGTCGGCGCCGCGGAATTCACCGTCGATGCGGCCAATAGTATCTCTCTGGCCTTTGCCCCGAACGGCGCCGCTTACCTGGCGTCTTCCGACGATAACACCACCAACGGAACCAAGGTGATGAGCTTTAATGGCGCGACCAGTACGTGGGAAGCGGTCGGCGCTACGCCCGTCTCTGCCGGCAGCACCGGTTTTAACTCACTGGCCTTTGCCCCGGATGGCACCCCTTACGTGGCGCTCGTGGAATTTGCAAACGGCGGCCAAGCCAGTGGCTATGTCAAGGTAAAGCGCCTTAACGGTTCGACCTGGGAAGACGTCGGCGCCCTGCCCGCCGACTACGCCACATACAGCTCCCTGGCCTTTACCCCCAACGGCGGCCTTTACCTGGCGTACGTGAAGACTGCACACTCAGGCGCGGACTGGGGCACCGCCACGGTGAAGTTCCTTGCGAACCCGGCGGATCCCGGCGCTACCTGGGCAGATATCAACAATGATCCATCCAGTTCCTATATCTACGGCGTTAGCGGCCTCTCCCTGGCTATCGCCCCGAACGGCACACCCCATGTAGCTTTTATGGATGCCGACACACGCTATCCCATAGTGATGCGCTACCTGAACGGCGCCTGGATCAAGGTCTGGAACGGCAGCGCCAATATAACAGCCGGCAGGGCGGCCGGCATGGGCAACCTGGTCATTGCCCCGGACGGCACGCCATATCTGGCGACCGCGGATGAAAACACAGATCGCTCACAAACGCCGCTATTCGGCTTTAACGGCACGGACTGGATTCCTTTCGGCAGCAACTCTACCATCTATAATTGGGGCCAGACTGCTCAACCGACCGTGGCCATTGCTCCGAACGGCATACCGTATGTGTTGATTAATGATATTAACACTTTCAACCCCATGATAATGAAGGCGAACACCGACCCCATTCTCGCCGGCGTCACTACCGGCGCGGCGAGCAACATCACCACCACCGGCGCCACCGTGGCCGGGACGGTAAACACCACCGACGGCGGAACCACCACGGTTAGCTTTGAATATGGCGCTGACACCAGGTACGGCAGTCACACTACCCCCGTTACCGGCCAGTCGGCCGGCGCGTCAGCTTCCGCCTCCATCACGGGGCTGTTCTGCGGCGCCACCTACCACTACCGGATCAAGGGAACAAGCAGCCGCGGCCCCGCCTACGGCAGCGACAATACCTTTGCCACCTTGGACTGCCAGCCAGGCCCGGCGCTGACCACTCCGAGCGCCAGCAATATAACCGTGGGGGGGGGCGCCACCCTGCAGTTTCAGGCAAGCGCCGTCAGCACCGGGTATTACACCGTGATGGCGGGGGCCGATGTCACCTGCGGCACCGCCTTGCAAATCAGGGGAGGCAAGGACAGCAACGGCAACACCGCAGCCATTTCCGGCTCCATGGCGCTGCAAGCCAACACTCCCGCCAGCATACAGTTAAACAGCCTGACCAACGCCGCCTACACCGTCTGCTTTACCGCCGGCACCAGCAGCACGCTGGCAACCGTTGCCTCGTTCAACCTGCTGACCCGCCCGGATTTCAGCTGGCAGCCGCTCGGTACAGCCGGAGCTTTCAGCGGCGATGCGTCATACATCAAACTCGCCATTTCACCAACGGACAACACCCCCTACGTGGTGTTTCAGAATAATGTTCCCGGTGACCCGGATAATGGCAAGGCTGTGGTGAAGAGCTACAACGGCACATCCTGGAGCACGGTCGGTTCCGGCGGTTTCTCCACCGGAGACGCCTCTTTCATCTCTATGGCCATTGACAGTAACGGTAAACCTTATGTGGCGTATCAGGACAGTGGCAACAGCGGCAAAGCCACGGTGAAGTCTTACAATAATGGCACTTGGGGCGAAATCGGGGTTACCGGCGGATTTTCCTCAGGTTTGGCCCAATACATCTCCATGACCTTTGCGCCGATGGGCAACGTTCCCTATGTGGCATACGCCGACGGCAGCGGCAGCAATAATGGCTCAATCACGATGCAAGAGAACACAACCGGCAGTTGGAGCGTAGATGGGACCGGGACCGCCATCTCCGCCGCGAACGCCTCCAGCATCTCCCTGGCCTCTGATTCATATTCTCAACAATATGTCGCGTATATTGACGGAAGCGACCTTAACAATAAACAGGTGAAGGTCCGGTACTATTATAATGATCCTGCTTTTCCTCTTTGGGATAACTACCCGGCGGTCTCAAGCAATTCACTCACCGATCTCTCCAATCTCTCCCTGGCGGTTGCGTCAGACTGCACACTCTACGTGGCATATCTGGATGGCGGGCAAATAACGGTGAAGACTCCCTCGCAGAGCGGCCCGGGGTGGAATGAGGTTGGCGCTCTGGCCTCCGTCGCCGGAACCGTTACCTACCCAACTCTGCTCTTGTCGCCGGATAACACCCCTTATGTGGTGTATATTGATAGCAGCAACGGCAAGGTCATGGTAATGCGTTACACGGCAGGCGCCTGGAGTCCGGTTATAGGCGCCACCTCCGGCGGCAGCATAGGAACTGGCCAAAAGCCTTCCCTGGCTTTTGACAAGGATGGCATCGCTTACGTGGCATATTGGGATGTCGCTACCTCTAAAATCGTCGTAAAAAAGGCGGCAACCGCTTCCGCAGCCGTGACCGGCAAGGCAGGCAACATCAGCACCTCCGGCGTCACGCTGAACGGCACGGTGAGCGCCAATGGCGCGGCCACCACGGTAAGTTTCGAATATGGCGCAACCACCACCTACGGCACCACCGTCTCAGCCACTCCAGGTTCGTTGTCGGCGAGCGACAGCGATGTGGCGGTATCCGCTCACATCACTGGCAGCTTCACCCCTGGCGCCACCTATCACTTCAGGGTCAAAGCGGTGAATCCCGACTTCGTAGATCCAATCACCGGCAGCGACCAGACGTTTACTGTGCCTAAGATCGACCAGGCCACCCTGAGCGTAACCGGCATCTCCGGCAGCGCCTATTATGGCCAGAGCGGCATCACCGCCGGTGTCTCCGGCGGCAACGGCAGCGGTGCAGTTACCTACAGCGCCGGTTCCTCCACCGCCTGTTCGGTAGACGCCACGTCCGGCGCAGTTTCCATAACCAGCGGCAGCGGCACCTGTGCCATCATTGCCACCAAAGCGGCCGACAGCACCTACAACGCGGCCACCAGCGCGGCGGCAACGCTTACGGTTACCACCGCGAGCCAGTCCGCACTGAGCGTAACAGGCATTTCAGGTAGCGCCTACTACGGCCAGAGCGGCATAACCGCTGCGGCATTAGGCGGCCTCGGCACCGGCGCAGTCAGCTACAGCGCCGGCTCCTCAACCGCTTGTACGGTAGACGCCACGTCCGGCGCAGTTTCCATAACCAGCGGTTCCGGCGCCTGTGCCATCACCGCCACCAAGGCGGCTGACGGCAATTACAACGCGGCCACCAGCGCGGCGGCAACGCTTACGGTTACCAGGGCCACCGCCACCGTAACTCTGGGCAGCCTGACTGCCACCTACGACGGCACGGCAAAAAGCGCCAGCGCCACCACCACGCCGACCGGCAAAACCGTTACCTTCACCTATGACGGCAGCGCCACTGCACCGGCCAGCGCCGGAAGTTACGCGGTAATCGGCACGATCAGCGACAGCAACTATCAAGGTGCAGCTACCGGTACCTTGGTAATTGCCACCGCCACCGCGCCCACCCTGAAAATCTTCGCCCTGGCAGACGGCAGCATCACTAATACCGCCACCCTCAACATCAGCGGTAGCGCCGCCGGTGCAAACGCTATCAAATCCATAACGATCAACGGGGTGGCGGTGTCTCCCGCCGCTGATGGCAGCTTCTCGTATGCGGTTACGCTGCAATCGGGCAAAAACACCATTACCACCGTAGCCACCGACAACGCTGATTTGACCGCAAGCGACAGCCGCAGCATCATCCTGGACACCACTGCTCCGGCGATCACCATCTCTTCGTTGGCCGATAACAGCGCCCTGGCGGCCGCCTCGGTTACGATAACCGGAACCGTGGACAAGACAGCAACGGTCCAGGCGACGGTCAACAACGGAACCGCCCAATCCGCCGCCATGACCGGTACCAGCTTCAGCGTTACCCTGAATCTGGAGGCAGGGAGCAACATCATTGAGGTCAAAGCTACCGACTTGTCTGGTAACAGCACCATGGTCAAGCGTACAGTGGTTTCCGACACCACCAGGCCGACCCTGGCGATCACCGACCCGGTTCAGGACATGACCACCAATCTGGCCTCCATGACAATCTCCGGCACGGTAACCGATGCCCTGACCGCCGTCAGCGTCACCATAACCTGCGACGGCAATAGCTACACCTCGCAGGTGGTAAACGGCGCATTCCAGCAGCAGATCAGCTTTACCACGGCAAAACAGTACGCCATAAGCGTAACCGCCACGGATCAGGCGGGCAACAACGTCACGGCGCAGCGAAACGTAATCTATGCACCGTCTACTCCTACGCCAACGCTTCCTTCCGGCGACATCAACGGTGACGGCAAGGTGGATATCAGCGACGCCTTATTGGCTTTGCAGATGGCCGTGGGTCTGGCAACCCCCAGCCCAGCCCAACTGGCGGCCGGCGACGTTGCCCCGCTGGTGAACGACAAGCCGTCGTCTGATGGAGTTATCGACATCGCCGACGCCATGCTGATACTGGAAAAGGCGGTTGGGATGCTGACTTGGTAGTGATAGAGTCAATCAAATTGGCATTAATTGGGGCGCGGGCATCTTGCCTGTGTTTCAAGCGGAGTTTGAATAGGCAGGCTGGAAGCCTACCCTCCCAAAGTGTCATCTTGAAAGCAAAACAGGATACGAATCCAAAGAAAATACGAGGAGATAACATGAAGATATTTGCAACCATAGCATCGTCGCTGCTGTTAATGCTTGTCATCACCGCCTGTGGCGGCGGTTCCAGTCCCACTCCCGTCGCCGCCAACACCACCGTCTCCGGCATCGCCTCCAAGGGCCCGATCGTCAACGGCGTAGTCAAGATATATTCGGTCATAGACGGCGCCAAAAGCACACTGCTCGCCCAGACCACCACCGACGCCAACGGCAACTACACCGCCAATCTCGGCAGCTACGTGGGTCCGATCATAGTCGAGGCGAGCGGTTCCTACCTGGACGAGGCCACCGGTACAACCAAGACCATTCCAGCGGATTCTCCCATTCACGCCGCGCTCCCCTTGGCGCAGGGCGCGGTCAACCTGCCGGTAACGGCCCTCACCGAACTTGCCTACCTCAAGACCGACGCTGACCTGACCGCATCGGCAATCAGCGCAGCCAACACCCTGGTTTCCGATCTCTTCAAGGTAGACATCATCGCCACCTCGCCGGTAGTACCAACAGCCGCTGTCCTTGCCACCGCCACCCAGGCCCAGAAAGACTACACCCTGGCCCTGGCAACCGTATCCCAACTGGCCAGTACCGCAACCGGTACCAGCGACACCGACAAACTGAACAATGCCCTGACGACAATAGGGCAGGGCATATCACCCACCGGCATGACCACCGCCACTGTTAGCGCCATCCAGAGCGCCCTGACTACCTTCGTCAGCAACCCCAACAACCAGACCGGCGTCAGCGACACCGCAACTACCAGCCTGATAAACGTCGGCACCCTTACAAAGAGATATAAACTGAGTCTCCAGGGGACCTTCACCCCAGGCAGCGTTACCGGCCTTCAGTTCGATCTGACGCTTCCGGCGGGAGTCACCCTCAACGTCAACAGTTCCACCTCGGCCGTCCTCTCCAGCAGCCTGACCCTTTCGGGTGATGTGCATTCCGGTGCCCTGCTGGCGGCCAATTACTCGTCCGGCAGCCTGACCGTCGGCATTATCACCACAAACGGGTTCAGCACCGGCGAGGTAGCCACGTTGACCTGCAATGTCCCTGCTGGAGCGAGCGCGCCCAGCGCCTCCTCATTCTCCGTCGCCAACATCAGGAGCATCGACAAGAACGGCGCCACGGTGTCTGGAACCACGATCACCATCAAGTAACGTAACACTGAGGGAAGGGGACCGGCTTTTTCAATAAAGGGCCGGTCCCCTTCTCATTATCATGGATCCGGCCTAAATAGTTGAGGCGCTTTCTTGGCGTCAAGCTACGAAACCCGCTGAGCAGTAAAACCCCCCACTTTCACCTCCCCGCAGCAAACCCCCATTTTTTGACCCACGTCATAATCTTTTCCTCCCGGATGCCCTATGCTGACATCATCAACAAAGGGGGAGGAAGCAATGGAATTCAATAACGACCTCGGCAACAAGGCAATTCAGGAAGTGATCGGCGCATACCCGGAAATCGGCGGGATATTGAACCGTTTCGAGATCGGTTGCGTCACCTGCAAGGTGGGGATCTGCCTCTTGAAGGATGTGGTCTCCATCCACGGCCTTTCAAAAGAGGACGAAGCGCGGATCGAGGCTGAAATCAACGCATATCTGGAAATGCGGTGAATGGTCGATGGTGGATGGTTGATGGTTAAAAATCAAAGGCATATATAAAAAGGAGAATCAACATGAGCAATTTGGGATGCGGCTGCCCCGGCAGCATGGCACGGGTAATCGAGAGAGAAGAGACAACAACTGCAACCACCTGCAGGGCGCAGTCAGAACTTCGGCAGTGGCCGGTGCAGCTCCACCTGGTCCCGCCGACCGCCCCGTATTTCAACCAGAGCGATATACTGATCTCGGCAGACTGCGTTGCCTTCGCCCTCGGGAGCTTCCACGGCGATCTGCTGCGAGGGAAGGCGCTGGCCATAGCCTGCCCGAAACTGGACGATAGCGGCGTGTATGTGGAAAAACTGGCGACGATCTTCCGGGAAAACGAGGTGAAAA
This genomic window contains:
- a CDS encoding MBG domain-containing protein, with product MKKNQKRVFRRLQKFSTGQPAYLRLLVWPIIALTLVFGQAFIVSPAMALGGSYTPAVSAGNVSAGSATLTLKFTGDSSTLTGNFTLLAGNGASCGSSAQVIAGTDSADKAIGVAGSVVLRSGSVPNMSVATDYPYTVGNLSAATSYTACFTSSPGSTPASASFSTTAATPQVGAFMGTASDTAFTGIALPSVMAIAPDGAPYVAFGYLTSGGVAHKATVKRFNSQTKAWEPVGAAEFTVDAANSISLAFAPNGAAYLASSDDNTTNGTKVMSFNGATSTWEAVGATPVSAGSTGFNSLAFAPDGTPYVALVEFANGGQASGYVKVKRLNGSTWEDVGALPADYATYSSLAFTPNGGLYLAYVKTAHSGADWGTATVKFLANPADPGATWADINNDPSSSYIYGVSGLSLAIAPNGTPHVAFMDADTRYPIVMRYLNGAWIKVWNGSANITAGRAAGMGNLVIAPDGTPYLATADENTDRSQTPLFGFNGTDWIPFGSNSTIYNWGQTAQPTVAIAPNGIPYVLINDINTFNPMIMKANTDPILAGVTTGAASNITTTGATVAGTVNTTDGGTTTVSFEYGADTRYGSHTTPVTGQSAGASASASITGLFCGATYHYRIKGTSSRGPAYGSDNTFATLDCQPGPALTTPSASNITVGGGATLQFQASAVSTGYYTVMAGADVTCGTALQIRGGKDSNGNTAAISGSMALQANTPASIQLNSLTNAAYTVCFTAGTSSTLATVASFNLLTRPDFSWQPLGTAGAFSGDASYIKLAISPTDNTPYVVFQNNVPGDPDNGKAVVKSYNGTSWSTVGSGGFSTGDASFISMAIDSNGKPYVAYQDSGNSGKATVKSYNNGTWGEIGVTGGFSSGLAQYISMTFAPMGNVPYVAYADGSGSNNGSITMQENTTGSWSVDGTGTAISAANASSISLASDSYSQQYVAYIDGSDLNNKQVKVRYYYNDPAFPLWDNYPAVSSNSLTDLSNLSLAVASDCTLYVAYLDGGQITVKTPSQSGPGWNEVGALASVAGTVTYPTLLLSPDNTPYVVYIDSSNGKVMVMRYTAGAWSPVIGATSGGSIGTGQKPSLAFDKDGIAYVAYWDVATSKIVVKKAATASAAVTGKAGNISTSGVTLNGTVSANGAATTVSFEYGATTTYGTTVSATPGSLSASDSDVAVSAHITGSFTPGATYHFRVKAVNPDFVDPITGSDQTFTVPKIDQATLSVTGISGSAYYGQSGITAGVSGGNGSGAVTYSAGSSTACSVDATSGAVSITSGSGTCAIIATKAADSTYNAATSAAATLTVTTASQSALSVTGISGSAYYGQSGITAAALGGLGTGAVSYSAGSSTACTVDATSGAVSITSGSGACAITATKAADGNYNAATSAAATLTVTRATATVTLGSLTATYDGTAKSASATTTPTGKTVTFTYDGSATAPASAGSYAVIGTISDSNYQGAATGTLVIATATAPTLKIFALADGSITNTATLNISGSAAGANAIKSITINGVAVSPAADGSFSYAVTLQSGKNTITTVATDNADLTASDSRSIILDTTAPAITISSLADNSALAAASVTITGTVDKTATVQATVNNGTAQSAAMTGTSFSVTLNLEAGSNIIEVKATDLSGNSTMVKRTVVSDTTRPTLAITDPVQDMTTNLASMTISGTVTDALTAVSVTITCDGNSYTSQVVNGAFQQQISFTTAKQYAISVTATDQAGNNVTAQRNVIYAPSTPTPTLPSGDINGDGKVDISDALLALQMAVGLATPSPAQLAAGDVAPLVNDKPSSDGVIDIADAMLILEKAVGMLTW